AAACTTTATTTTCTTTAATTTGATTCTCGGTTAATTCTCCATTCTTAGGTTTTTTATCAGGAGTTCTGATTTGATTTTCTCCTAGGTAAGCTTTATCTCCAATAAAAGTTTGTTGAGAATCGAATTTGCTTAAAGTTTGCCGACAGATTTTTATGTCGCTCGTCGGACCAGGTTGACCAATAACTACATCAACAATATCTTCAGCTTTTGGCAAGACAATAAATTGACTTTTTAAAGTATGTCTTTTTTGCTTTCCCGAATAATATATTTTTTGTTCTTGATAATCGGTCGGCCTCTCCACGGGCTGTTCTGCGCTATCGACAATCAACTCATAATCCCTTAATTGTTCAATTATTATTTCCTCTTCTTGGCACTTCTTTATTTGTTCTAACAAACTTGGCGGTAACTCTCCTTCAAAAAGTTTTTGCCAATAGGTAAAGATATTATGAGCCGTTGATTCACTCACTTGAAATATTAGTCCTAAGATTTGAAAGCTTAGATGATGTCTTAAATAAACCAACATTAGAACAATTTGTTCCTCTTCTGATAATTTAGGAGGTGTTCCGCTTCCTGGTTGATTAATCCTAATTTTGGTTTTTTCGATTTCTGATTGGTTTTTCCGATGTATAAGTTTTCCAAGTGCCATCAGTTGTTCTAGTTGTTGGTAGTCAATTCCTAATAGTCTTTTAGTTTGTTTCGGATATTTTTGAATGTATTCCCAAGTGTAGTTTTTCATGGCTTTTTTGAGTTACTATTTGTTTTATTATATCCTATATATTGTGATTTAATTAAATTATGGAGAGGTCTAATATAAAACAGCGAAGCACGATTAAATCCTTGACAGTTTAGCCTTGCATAGTTTATCATAGTAAATATGGTTTGATAAACAAAATGTTAAAAGCGTTTAAGTACAGAATCTATCGTGCGACTCGTTCCTACCAAAAGTCTAACAGACGTGGGTAGGACAAGGTTGAGAACCTTGATAACTCAATAACCGTGAAGGTGAAAGTCCTTCCCTCCAGATGATGGAGTGACAGCATAACCCCTTCCTGTGGAGAACGGTCATCAAAATGGGAAAAGCGGGGTTAAATGGCAGTAAAGATGAATCTGACATCAAAACCTGTCTAGCATCTAACTATGTGTATGAATAAGAACTTCCGTCAGAAGTATCGTCACTGAAACCTAGCCTACACAGATTATTGGCTGGCAACAAAATGTTAACAAGCTAACGTACTGGGAAAAGATAGAGTTCAACCAGAATCATCTACACAGCTTCGGTATAGAGGAAGACACTAAAGTTAGGAATACGGTTGTTGGGAACGAAGTAATCCTTATGAATCTCTTAGATAGGTCGAAATCTAAGTAGTAACCAGCGTAAGACTCATATAGGAAAGGATTGTGTAAGAAGCCAACGCCTATCTGTAATAGATAAGGATATGCTGACGTACACACTGTTCAATGGAATGAATGGTCTTAAGTAGTAATGAAAAAGTTATGAACACGGCAACAAAACCGATGTATGAATGGAAGGACATCAACTGGCGAAAAGCTGAAAGATGTGTTTTTAAGTTATCAAAAAGAATATTCAAAGCCAGTCAACGGGGTGATGTCAAATTAGTCCACAAATTACAAAGGCTACTCCTAAAAAGCTGGTACGCCAAACTGATAGCCGTCAGACGGGTTAGCCAAGATAATCAAGGCAAGAAAACCGCAGGGGTAGATGGGATAAAATCCTTAACACCCAAAC
This portion of the Microcystis aeruginosa NIES-2549 genome encodes:
- a CDS encoding transposase family protein yields the protein MKNYTWEYIQKYPKQTKRLLGIDYQQLEQLMALGKLIHRKNQSEIEKTKIRINQPGSGTPPKLSEEEQIVLMLVYLRHHLSFQILGLIFQVSESTAHNIFTYWQKLFEGELPPSLLEQIKKCQEEEIIIEQLRDYELIVDSAEQPVERPTDYQEQKIYYSGKQKRHTLKSQFIVLPKAEDIVDVVIGQPGPTSDIKICRQTLSKFDSQQTFIGDKAYLGENQIRTPDKKPKNGELTENQIKENKVLSSRRIFVEHLIRVVKVFKVVQERFRLNKSRYKSVLLTVCGLVRLRISALILEVIEGEQSGEVIDVIISHSFPSKLDFVSSNPD